In Coturnix japonica isolate 7356 chromosome 7, Coturnix japonica 2.1, whole genome shotgun sequence, one DNA window encodes the following:
- the LOC107316784 gene encoding protein mono-ADP-ribosyltransferase PARP14-like isoform X3, which translates to MSDPTEGVRPEDAVGTGPAPGGALKKTNDFTNSELQEKDRSMEKSAEQSAETSPSVVLEHVEGCNAKYIQILLENVTRLAADDDFTVEMIPELNVAVATFLSSIDIQEFINKFAEDKRVKRYKITSRLLEVTRSIKVENIPDNVSTGYLKVYFESTQNGGGPVSDIRLFPEENSAIITFCDHKDVITVLEKQHLLEQTPVSVHPYYHSLGTALYGKERPATKMPESVVMPLDPYVWQFLQRQHKLIEAINQEMAGHHCCLKWPQTDCAQPEITLCPSSSLSEQRETMFKLIKTWKQDVSTEFSRIMSRYIATKCKVNSAKWKDVKSRLMKDADLIITDISEEMVVIAGNRAAVDTAEKEVGECMRKAIKESEGKQQNVEISVSVTPGKYAVLHNAGLEENIHKEYPCLKISYDDTKKTVQLCGLSAEVYKTKAILLEKVLYMPSTSVSVHRDVFLHLQCVNSKTMSEMLFAAKKINAFYELKDNTVMLFGETHKDLLEGEKQLKASLTYKSIDMKDCELTKMKEWSHLLDSLHKKYPSFQETVVIREPVGNENTVVITGFTETVEAVYQNLYDFIDRNTRVEREIPAKLMAAVQFVEKEKSALCDELRKKGVTIRFHTETPRISLSGPRAEVPKAATELEKIISSLYLKDVSIDKPGAKQFFIDRKDAFIFEAKQKFNCLIRLKEEEQQKSENVDKKEERKLYHKQTLQGGIEVLVYKGNLCNYPVDVVVNASNKDLKHTGGLAWELLQAAGPELQAECDEVVRKMGRLQAGNAVITGAGKLPCKQVIHAVGPRWKEKNAGKCVHLLRQAIKMSLQLAETYNHRSIAFPSVSGGVFGFPLHKCLNVIVSSIKIALEELNRDSCLKEIHLVAIDEKTVQVLSETVQKVFTAKPSSSVPQQGFNTDHRQGESQKEKRGQDLCMATDGEKMIITAEGLCIRVEKKDITDATTDIIVNSVGTDLEFGVGPLCSALLREAGQQLRMEFDRERGQQATGSGCVLCTSGCTLACQFVFHAILPQWDRGSEQALKALENTFNLCLLKAEEFGLNSITFPAIGTGGFRYPKPVVSKLMFDEVFKFSSSRTRKSLQEVHFLLHPDDVYNIEAFTSELKRRVAGMRCDAVPRMEFISPVSTEASGDYTMQIGSITLKVICGDIIDEDTEVIVNISNRTLDAKSGVFKAIMDAAGSDVEEEIDQYAGQVQSGFITTEGGALSCRKIIHLIHNMNVKSQVSKVLHECKLRKYESVAFPAIGTGAAQQSPAKVADEMLDAIVEFASSRSVKYLKEIRIVIFQKHMLKDFYESMKKREHSDWFEPQTWISTLKSYFCDKKKSSEKIKLSVLEKKVDTVIFQICGESKKNVDATESWITDLILKEQLENKIVDDLIENFDEREIETLANLQRGKHVTIQLDKNHSPPCITISGISREVCSVSVEVQKMIQKIKTTQEEQFKAELVYNLVEWRYQIIDDGFVAFDKLTNMQLEDAKMGKKPHLTIKINNNSYRVDLNTLKAHDDQGRTISIQRAPKNEDMQPVDFPANWEDMQGERVKLVVLTRSCQEYLEVQKRFQKTAHSCTIEKIHRVQNPFLWQTYQIKKKSLCMKNRSEDNEKLLFHGTAKSSVSAINYNGFNRGFAGINAANIGNGTYFAVNASYSAQDTYSRPDSNGRKYMYLARVLTGEFCAGTKGLPAPPPKCSADPTDLYDSVVDDVSSPKMFVIFNDIQAYPEYLITFRK; encoded by the exons ATGTCTGATCCTACAGAAGGTGTGAGGCCAGAGGATGCTGTAGGGACAGGACCAGCACCCG GAGGAGCTTTGAAGAAAACGAATGATTTTACAAACAGTGAACTCCAGGAGAAAGATCGCTCCATGGAGAAGAGTGCAGAACAGTCTGCAGAGACTTCACCTTCTGTGGTGCTTGAACATGTTGAAGGATGCAATGCAAAATACATACAGATACTGTTGGAGAACGTCACCCGCTTAGCTGCAGATGATGACTTCACTGTGGAAATGATACCGGAGTTAAATGTTGCGGTAGCTACTTTTCTAAGCAGTATTG ATATTCAAGAATTCATCAACAAAtttgcagaagacaaaagagTGAAAAGATACAAAATAACCTCCAGGCTTCTTGAAGTGACTCGCAGCATCAAGGTTGAAAACATACCAGATAACGTTTCCACAGGCTATCTCAAAGTTTATTTCGAGAGCACACAAAATGGAGGTGGGCCTGTGTCAGACATCCGGCTCTTCCCCGAGGAGAACTCGGCCATCATTACATTCTGTGATCACAAAG ATGTAATCACTGTcttggaaaagcagcatttacttGAACAAACACCAGTTTCTGTGCATCCCTATTACCACTCCCTGGGAACAGCTCtgtatggaaaagaaagacCAGCTACCAAGATGCCAGAGTCTGTGGTGATGCCACTAGATCCCTATGTCTGGCAGTTTTTACAAAGGCAACATAAACTGATTGAAGCCATAAACCAGGAAATGGCCGGTCACCACTGCTGTCTAAAATGGCCACAGACAGATTGTGCTCAACCAGAAATCACGCTGTGTCCATCATCATCTCTCTCTGAGCAGAGGGAAACGATGTTTAAATTGATCAAGACCTGGAAGCAAGATGTTTCTACTGAGTTCTCACGTATCATGTCACGTTACATAGCTACAAAGTGTAAAGTAAATTCAGCAAAGTGGAAGGATGTGAAGAGCAGGTTGATGAAAGATGCCGATTTGATCATAACTGATATTTCTGAGGAGATGGTGGTGATAGCAGGcaacagagcagctgtggacactgcagagaaagaagTGGGGGAATGCATGAGAAAAGCCATAAAGGAAAGTGAAGGGAAACAACAGAACGTTGAGATTTCTGTGTCGGTCACCCCAGGGAAGTATGCAGTTCTGCATAATGCTGGGCTAGAAGAGAATATTCACAAAGAATATCCATGCTTAAAGATCTCTTATGATGACACAAAAAAGACAGTGCAGTTGTGTGGATTATCTGCAGAAGTTTACAAAACCAAAGCCATCTTACTGGAAAAGGTACTGTATATGCCCTCGACTTCGGTTAGTGTTCATCGCGATGTTTTCCTACATCTACAGTGTGTAAATAGTAAGACAATGTCAGAGATGTTATTTGCTGCAAAAAAGATTAATGCTTTTTATGAGCTCAAGGATAACACTGTGATGCTGTTTGGAGAGACTCATAAAGATCTgttggaaggagaaaagcagttaAAAGCAAGCCTAACGTATAAAAGCATTGACATGAAGGACTGTGAACTCACTAAAATGAAAGAGTGGAGTCATCTGCTGGACTCCTTGCATAAGAAGTACCCCTCTTTCCAGGAAACTGTAGTCATCCGTGAACctgttggaaatgaaaatacagtggtTATTACTGGCTTTACTGAGACTGTAGAGGCAGTTTATCAGAACCTTTATGATTTTATAGATAGAAACACGCGGGTGGAAAGAGAAATCCCCGCTAAATTGATGGCAGCGGTGCAGTTTGTAGAGAAGGAGAAATCTGCTCTTTGTGATGAACTGAGGAAGAAGGGTGTGACAATACGCTTTCATACCGAGACACCACGTATTTCTCTGAGTGGACCTAGAGCAGAAGTGCCAAAAGCAGCCACTGAGTTGGAAAAAATTATCTCATCCCTTTACTTGAAGGATGTGTCAATTGATAAACCAGGGGCAAAGCAGTTCTTCATTGACAGGAAAGATGCGTTTATTTTTGAGGCAAAGCAGAAGTTTAATTGTCTGATTaggctgaaggaagaagaacaacagaagagtgaaaatgttgataaaaaagaggaaagaaagctgtACCACAAGCAAACCCTACAAGGTGGCATTGAAGTGCTGGTGTATAAAGGTAATTTGTGTAATTACCCAGTCGATGTTGTGGTGAATGCATCAAACAAAGACCTGAAACACACCGGTGGTCTCGCTTGGGAACTGCTCCAGGCAGCTGGtccagagctgcaggctgaatGTGATGAGGTGGTGAGGAAGATGGGGCGTCTGCAGGCTGGGAACGCAGTGATCACAGGAGCGGGGAAGCTGCCCTGCAAACAGGTCATCCATGCTGTTGGGCCCCGGtggaaagagaagaatgcaGGAAAGTGTGTGCACTTGTTAAGACAGGCCATTAAAATGAGCCTGCAGCTGGCTGAAACGTATAATCATCGCTCCATAGCTTTCCCTTCTGTAAGCGGAGGGGTTTTTGGCTTCCCGCTGCACAAGTGTTTAAATGTGATTGTGTCATCTATCAAGATAGCCCTGGAAGAACTCAACAGGGACAGCTGCTTGAAGGAGATCCATCTTGTTGCCATTGATGAAAAAACAGTTCAGGTTCTGAGTGAGACTGTGCAAAAAGTGTTCACAGCTAAGCCATcctcctcagtgccacagcaggGATTCAATACAGATCACAGGCAGGGGGAGAGccagaaggagaagagaggacaGGATCTTTGCATGGCTACAGATGGTGAGAAGATGATTATAACCGCAGAAGGATTGTGCATCCGAGTGGAGAAGAAAGACATTACAGATGCAACG ACGGACATTATCGTCAACAGCGTTGGCACAGATTTGGAGTTTGGTGTGGGGCCTCTCTGCAGTGCCTTACTGAGAGAGGCTGGACAACAGCTCAGGATGGAGTTTGACAGAGAAAGAGGACAACAGGCAACGGGTAGTGGGTGTGTGCTTTGCACAAGTGGATGTACTCTGGCTTGCCAGTTCGTGTTTCATGCTATACTTCCTCAGTGGGACAGAGGAAGTGAGCAGGCCCTGAAG GCCCTGGAAAACACATTCAATTTGTGCTTGTTGAAAGCTGAAGAATTTGGACTGAATTCCATCACTTTTCCAGCTATTGGAACTGGAGGATTTAGATATCCTAAACCAGTTGTTTCTAAGTTAATGTTTGATGAAGTATTCAAGTTCAGCAGCAGTCGCACTCGGAAGAGTCTCCAGGAAGTTCATTTTCTCTTGCACCCAGATGATGTGTACAACATTGAG GCTTTTACCAGTGAACTAAAACGTAGGGTAGCTGGGATGCGCTGTGATGCAGTGCCACGGATGG agTTCATCAGCCCTGTTTCAACTGAAGCATCAGGAGATTATACGATGCAGATTGGTTCCATTACTCTCAAAGTAATTTGTGGAGATATTATCGATGAAGACACAGAAGTTATTGTAAACATATCAAATCGAACATTAGATGCCAAGTCAG GGGTTTTCAAAGCTATTATGGATGCTGCTGGTTCTGATGTAGAAGAAGAAATTGATCAATACG ctGGACAGGTTCAAAGTGGTTTTATTACCACAGAGGGTGGTGCACTGTCATGCAGGAAAATCATCCACTTGATTCACAATATGAATGTGAAGAGTCAGGTCTCCAAAGTGCTTCATGAGTGTAAGCTGAGGAAGTACGAATCTGTTGCCTTCCCAGCAATTGGAACAG gTGCTGCACAACAGAGTCCAGCAAAAGTAGCTGATGAAATGTTGGATGCTATAGTGGAATTTGCAAGCAGTAGATCAGTAAAGTATTTGAAGGAAATTAGAATAGTCATCTTCCAGAAACACATGCTGAAAGACTTTTatgaaagcatgaagaaaagagaacattCAGATTGGTTTGAACCACAAACATGGATATCTACGCTAAAAT CGTATttttgtgacaaaaaaaaatcctctgaGAAGATAAAGCTCTCGGTTTTGGAGAAGAAAGTTGATACTGTTATATTTCAAATTTgtggagaaagcaaaaaaaatgtgGATGCAACCGAATCCTGGATAACAGATTTGATTTTAAAGGAACAGCTTGAAAACAAGATTGTAGATGACCTGATTGAAAATTTTGATGAGAGAGAAATTGAGACTTTGGCAAAtctgcaaagaggaaaacatgttACCATTCAGCTTGATAAGAACCACTCTCCACCTTGCATTACGATTTCTGGTATTAGCAGGGAagtctgttctgtttctgtggaAGTTCAAAAAATGATCCAAAAAATAAAGACGACTCAAGAGGAACAATTCAAGGCAGAGCTTGTTTACAACCTAGTAGAGTGGAGGTATCAAATCATCGATGATGGCTTTGTTGCTTTTGATAAACTGACAAATATGCAGCTGGAAGATGCCAAGATGGGTAAAAAACCACATCTGACTATCAAAATTAACAACAACTCCTACAGGGTGGATCTGAATACTCTAAAGGCTCATGATGACCAAGGAAGAACTATAAGCATTCAACGTGCGCCAAAGAATGAAG ATATGCAGCCGGTAGATTTCCCTGCAAATTGGGAAGACATGCAAGGGGAACGGGTCAAACTGGTGGTCCTCACACGGTCGTGCCAGGAGTATCTTGAAGTTCAGAAGAGGTTTCAGAAAACTGCTCACAGCTGTACCATAGAGAAG ATTCATAGAGTACAAAATCCCTTCCTCTGGCAGACCTACCAAATCAAAAAGAAGTCTCTTTGTATGAAGAACAGAAGTGAAGATAACGAGAAGCTGCTGTTTCACGGAACAGCTAAAAGCTCAGTGAGCGCAATCAACTACAATGGATT